Genomic DNA from Paracoccus aminophilus JCM 7686:
GTGGTTCAGCGCGCCGATTGGGCCGTGGATTATCACTATCAGCCCGCGCGCGGCGGCAAGCAGATCTTTGGCGCGAACGAGATCCTGCATCTGCGCGGTCTCTCTGAGGATGGGCTGCGCGGCATGTCCTTGGTCAAACAGGCCGCCGAAGCAATCGGCCTCGCCGCGCAAGCTCAGAAGGCGGCGGGGCGGCTCTTCAAACAGGGCATGATCGTCGGCGGCATCCTGAAGCATCCGGGCAAGATCAGCCCTGAGGCCTTCGCCCGGCTCAAGGCGAGCCTAGAGGATCGGCGCGGGGCAGATGGGGCCTATAAGGAGATGATCCTCGAAGAGGGCATGTCCTGGGATGTGCCGTCCGCAACCAGTCGCGACAGCCAGCATCTCGAGATGCGCGGCATGCAGATTGAAGAGATTGCCCGCGTCTTCGGCGTGCCGCGCCCGCTCCTGATGCTCGACGACACTTCATGGGGATCGGGCATTGACGTGCTCGGCCAGTTCTTCGTGCGCTACGGGCTCGCGCCGTGGTTCACGGCTTGGGAGCAAGCCATCCGCCGGTCGGTCCTGACCGGCGCGGAAAAGGAAGAGCTTTACGCCAAGTTCAATGACGGGGCGCTGCTGCGCGGCTCGATGAAGGATCAGTCGGAGTTCTTCGCCAAGGCGCTTGGCGCCGGGGGGCATCAGCCCTGGATGTCAGTCAAGGAAATCCGCGACCTGCAGGATCTTCCCGAGATCGATCCCAAAGACCTGCCGCCCGCTCTGGGCCAGAGAAAGGAGAAGGGCAATGAGCCTTCGCAAACTGCCTGAGATCGCTGCAGCGCGCCTGCCCACGGTCTGCGCCTTTGAGCCCGATGCCGATGCGGTCGAGCGTTGGAGCCCTGGCATGATGGCTGCGGTTTCGGGCGAGACGACGATCAGCATCCTCGATGTCATCGGCGAGGATTACTGGACCGGTGGCGGCGTGACCTCGAAACGGGTCGCCGCTGCCCTGCGTGCCATCGGCGATCAGGATGTCGTGGTCGATATCAACTCGCCCGGCGGCGACTTCTTCGAGGGCGTGGCGATTTACAACGCCCTGCGCGCCCATCCCCGCAAGGTGACGGTGCGGGTCATTGGACTGGCCGCTTCGGCTGCCTCGATCATTGCCATGGCTGGCGATGAGATCCAGATCGGCAAGGCAGGATTTTTGATGATCCACAACTCCTGGGTCATGGCGATCGGCAATCGTCACGATCTTGCCGATGCCGCGCGGACGATGGAGCCCTTCGACGATGCCATGGCCACGGTCTACAGCGATCGGGCCGGGGCGACGAAAGCCAAGGTCACCGAATGGATGGATGGCGAGACCTGGTTCAACGGCGAGCAGGCGGTGCAAGAGGGTTTGGCCGATGCCTTTCTCGCGGCCGATGCCGTCGCCGAAGACAAGACCAAGGCGGAGGCGGCGCGCGGGGTGAATGCCACCCGGCGCATCGACGCACGCCTCGCCAAGACTGGCATGCCTCGGACGGAACGCCGCGCGCTTCTGGCCGAGTTGAAAGGGGGCACGCCCGACGCTGCCCCGCCCGCTACGCATGACGCTGGCGCACTGGTCGCAGCCCTCGCTGCGGCATCCCTGACAATCCGGTCATAACGGAGGTATCCCATGACCAAACATTTTGCCCCCGCGAAAGCTCGCGGGATTGTCTCCGTGCGTGCAGATGGTGATGCGCTGTCGCTGATCCGGGCGCTGAATTCGGACTGGAAGGCGCATAAGGATGCGCAGGCCGAGAAGGACAAGCAGCTCGCTGCCCGCTTCGACGATGTCGTCACGACCGACAAGCTGGTCAAGATCGAGGCTTCGGTCGGCGCGCTGACCGGGGCGCTTGATGAAGCCAACGCCAAGCTGGCGGCTCTGGCGCTGAACGGGCCCGGCGGACAGGATGAGCGCAGCCAGGAAGAGCGGGAATACTCCGCCAGCTTCGATGCGTGGTTCCGCACCGGCGAGGGCGAACGCGACCTGAAGGCGCTGGCCAAGAACGGCGGGATCAAGGCGGCCTACTCGGTCGGCTCCGATCCGGATGGCGGCTATACCGCGCCGGTGGAATGGGACCGCACCATCACCGACAGGCGGGTCGAGGTCTCGCCCATGCGCCAATATGCGGGCGTCCAATCGGTCTCGGGGCAGGGGTTCAAGAAGCTCTACAACGTCCACGGCACGGGCGCGGCCTGGGTCGGGGAAACCGGCGCACGCCCGCAGACGGCAAGCTCGACGCTGGTCGAATACGATTTTGCCTTCGGTGAGCTTTACGCCAACCCGGCGGCGACCGAGCGCATCCTCGAAGATAGCGAGATCGATATTGCGAGCTGGCTTGCAGGCGAGGTCAACATCGAGTTCGCGCGGCAGGAGGGCCTTGCCTTCATCAACGGCGACGGCGTCAACAAGCCCAAGGGCCTGCTGCGCTATGACGCGGCGACCGAGGCCGCGCTGCCCGTCGCGCAGCGCCACCCGCTCGGCGCGATCGGCGAGGTCAACACCGGCGCGGCAGCAGGGCTGACCGCAGATGGGCTGATCGATCTGATCTATGATCTGCCCGAGGATCGCTCGACCGGGGCGGCGCTCTATGCCAACCGCAAGAGCCATGCTGTCATCCGCAAGATGAAGGATGGCGAGGGCAACTTCCTGTGGTCGCCGCCGTTCCAAGCGGGCCAACCGGCGCAGGTCCTCGGCCAGCCGATCCGCGAGCTCTCGGGCCTGCCCGATGTTGCAGCCAATGCCGTGCCGATCGTCTTCGGCAATATGGCCGAGGGCTATCGGATCTTCGATCGCGTCGGCGTGTCGGTGCTGCGCGATCCCTACACCAACAAGCCCTACATCCTGTTCTACACCCGCAAGCGCGTCGGCGGCGGGCTCTGGAACCCGGAGTGGCTGCGCTATCACCGCGTCGCTGCCTGATCGGGCGGGTCTGCATTGATCGAAGGGGCGGCGCGACCGCCCCTTTTTCTATGGAGAAGGAGGCCAATTATGGCGAAGCTGACCAAGCCCATCACCGGCGTGCCCGATGGTGAAATCTATCCGCGCGTGATCCCGGCAGGGGAAGACTGCCCCGCCTCGCTCGTGACCTATGCCCAAAGCGAGGGCGCGTTCGATCCTCTGCCTGATGGCAACATGCCCCTGACGCTCCGCGCCGACATTCTCGAATCCCCGGAGTTTCAGGCGGTCTTTGCCGAGATGATGCGCGAAGCGAAGGAGGCTGCGGATGAAGCGCTTGCGAAAGTCGATGAGCGCAGCTCCGAGCTGGAGGCACGGTCGAGCGCGCTCGACCTGCGCGAGGCAGATCTCGATGCGCGCGAGGCCGATCTGGCTGCACGTCTCGCTGCCATTGAGGCGCATCCGTCGCGCGACGATGAGGCGGCTCATCAAGCCGCGGATGAAATCGATGCCGCGAAGGGAGAGGCGGCGAAGCCGAAAGGCCGGGCTGGGAAAGCTGAAGCGGGCGAGCCGTCGGCATGATCCCGCGTCTCGTGGTCGCGCCGACCGAGCTTCTGGTCACGCTAGAGGATGCCAAGGCACATTGCCGGATCGACGGCAGTGACAGCAACGCTCTGGTTCAGGGCTATATCGATGCCGCCATAGCCTATCTCGATGGCTATCGCGGCATTCTCGGCCGTTGCATCATGACCCAGACTTGGGAGATCGATCTGCCCTGCCTCGG
This window encodes:
- a CDS encoding phage portal protein → MGYFNRLGAALLGQGGVKAAVSDGPPSYDLSDPRIVELMAALSQTESGGQVSVASALRNTTVFRCVSLISFAMGMLPLQLHHSKDRSKAREHPLYALLAVQPNDWQSAFDFKAWMQLQALVRGDAFALIVRSMGRPIRLVPLKPGTVTVVQRADWAVDYHYQPARGGKQIFGANEILHLRGLSEDGLRGMSLVKQAAEAIGLAAQAQKAAGRLFKQGMIVGGILKHPGKISPEAFARLKASLEDRRGADGAYKEMILEEGMSWDVPSATSRDSQHLEMRGMQIEEIARVFGVPRPLLMLDDTSWGSGIDVLGQFFVRYGLAPWFTAWEQAIRRSVLTGAEKEELYAKFNDGALLRGSMKDQSEFFAKALGAGGHQPWMSVKEIRDLQDLPEIDPKDLPPALGQRKEKGNEPSQTA
- a CDS encoding head maturation protease, ClpP-related, translating into MSLRKLPEIAAARLPTVCAFEPDADAVERWSPGMMAAVSGETTISILDVIGEDYWTGGGVTSKRVAAALRAIGDQDVVVDINSPGGDFFEGVAIYNALRAHPRKVTVRVIGLAASAASIIAMAGDEIQIGKAGFLMIHNSWVMAIGNRHDLADAARTMEPFDDAMATVYSDRAGATKAKVTEWMDGETWFNGEQAVQEGLADAFLAADAVAEDKTKAEAARGVNATRRIDARLAKTGMPRTERRALLAELKGGTPDAAPPATHDAGALVAALAAASLTIRS
- a CDS encoding phage major capsid protein, which codes for MTKHFAPAKARGIVSVRADGDALSLIRALNSDWKAHKDAQAEKDKQLAARFDDVVTTDKLVKIEASVGALTGALDEANAKLAALALNGPGGQDERSQEEREYSASFDAWFRTGEGERDLKALAKNGGIKAAYSVGSDPDGGYTAPVEWDRTITDRRVEVSPMRQYAGVQSVSGQGFKKLYNVHGTGAAWVGETGARPQTASSTLVEYDFAFGELYANPAATERILEDSEIDIASWLAGEVNIEFARQEGLAFINGDGVNKPKGLLRYDAATEAALPVAQRHPLGAIGEVNTGAAAGLTADGLIDLIYDLPEDRSTGAALYANRKSHAVIRKMKDGEGNFLWSPPFQAGQPAQVLGQPIRELSGLPDVAANAVPIVFGNMAEGYRIFDRVGVSVLRDPYTNKPYILFYTRKRVGGGLWNPEWLRYHRVAA